A genomic window from Cricetulus griseus strain 17A/GY chromosome 4, alternate assembly CriGri-PICRH-1.0, whole genome shotgun sequence includes:
- the LOC100773817 gene encoding CD209 antigen-like protein C — protein MDESEEGRAQQLGHQDEEHLITSGTIYSMKGFRFQPPYVLKRATEHLCHGHVPFILQLFCLTLSAIILLAVLVKVSSIANSRGQEQEKKEKIYHEMSQLKPQINRLCRPCPWDWTFFQGNCYFFSKYQQNWHESVTACNEVGAQLVVIKSDDEQSFLQQTSKEKGYAWMGLSDLKREGEWHWVDGSHLLFSFMKYWNKGEPNNEGEEDCAEFRDDGWNDVPCTVNKYWICKKSAMSCTKK, from the exons ATGGATGAGTCGGAGGAAGGGAGGGCCCAGCAGCTGGGCCACCAGG ATGAGGAACACCTGATAACCAGCGGCACCATATACTCCATGAAAGGCTTCAGATTCCAACCACCCTATGTCCTCAAGAGGGCTACAG AGCACCTGTGCCATGGCCATGTtcccttcatcctgcagctgttCTGCCTCACACTTTCTGCTATTATCCTTCTGGCTGTCCTTGTCAAAG TCTCCAGTATTGCCAACTCCCGGGgacaagagcaagaaaagaaggagaagataTACCATGAGATGAGCCAACTGAAGCCTCAAATAA ACCGCCTGTGCCGCCCCTGCCCCTGGGACTGGACATTCTTCCAAGGAAACTGTTACTTCTTCTCCAAGTACCAACAGAACTGGCACGAGTCTGTCACCGCCTGCAATGAAGTGGGGGCCCAACTAGTTGTCATCAAAAGTGATGATGAGCAG agcTTCCTGCAGCAGACTTCTAAAGAGAAAGGCTATGCCTGGATGGGGCTGTCAGACCTGAAGCGTGAAGGCGAGTGGCACTGGGTAGATGGCTCACATCTGCTGTTCAG TTTCATGAAATATTGGAACAAAGGAGAGCCCAACAATGAAGGGGAAGAAGACTGTGCAGAATTTAGAGATGATGGCTGGAATGATGTCCCATGTACAGTTAACAAATACTGGATCTGCAAGAAGTCTGCTATGTCCTGCACCAAAAAATGA
- the LOC100770366 gene encoding elongation factor 1-alpha 1 → MGKEKTHIIIIIIGHVDSGKSTTTGHLIYKCGGIDKRTVEKFDKEATQMGKGSFKYAWVLDKLKAERECGITIDISLWKFETSKYYVTIIDAPGHRDFIKNMITGTSQADCAVLIVAAGVGEFEAVISKNGQTCEHALLAYTLGVKQLIVGVNKMDSTEPPYSQKGYEEIVKEVSTYIKKIGYNPDTVAFVPISGWNGDNMLEPSANMPWFKGWKVTLKDGSASGTTLLEALDCILPPTCSTDKPLQDVYKIGGIGTVPVGRVETGVLKTGMVVTFAPVSVTTEVKSVEMHHEALSEALPGDNVGFNVKNVSVKDVRCGNVAGDSKNDPPVEAAGFTAQVIILNHPGQISAGYAPVLDCHTAHIACRFAELKEKTDCPSGKKLEDGPKFLKSGDAAIIDMVPGKPMCVESFSDYPPRGHFAVPDMRQTVAVGVIKAVDKKAAGAGKVTKSAQKAQKAK, encoded by the coding sequence ATGGGAAAGGAAAAGACtcatatcatcatcattatcattggACACGTAGATTCAGGCAAGTCCACCACAACTGGCCACCTGATCTATAAATGTGGTGGAATTGACAAACGAACCGTTGAAAAGTTTGACAAGGAGGCTACCCAGATGGGAAAAGGCTCCTTCAAGTATGCCTGGGTCTTGGACAAACTGAAAGCTGAGCGTGAATGTGGTATCACTATTGACATCTCCCTGTGGAAATTTGAGACTAGCAAATACTATGTGACCATCATTGATGCCCCAGGACACAGAGACTTTATCAAAAACATGATTACTGGCACTTCACAGGCTGACTGTGCTGTCCTGATTGTTGCTGCTGGTGTTGGTGAATTTGAGGCTGTTATCTCCAAGAATGGGCAGACCTGTGAGCATGCCCTTCTGGCTTACACCCTGGGTGTGAAACAGCTAATTGTTGGTGTCAACAAAATGGATTCCACCGAGCCACCTTACAGCCAGAAGGGATACGAGGAAATTGTGAAGGAAGTCAGCACCTACATTAAGAAAATTGGCTACAACCCTGACACAGTAGCATTTGTGCCAATTTCTGGTTGGAATGGTGACAACATGCTGGAACCTAGTGCTAATATGCCTTGGTTCAAGGGATGGAAAGTCACCCTTAAAGATGGCAGTGCCAGTGGTACCACACTGCTAGAAGCTTTGGATTGTATCCTGCCACCAACTTGTTCCACTGACAAGCCCCTCCAGGATGTCTATAAGATTGGTGGTATTGGGACTGTTCCTGTGGGCAGAGTGGAGACTGGTGTTTTAAAAACTGGAATGGTGGTTACCTTTGCTCCAGTCAGTGTCACAACAGAAGTAAAGTCTGTTGAAATGCACCACGAAGCTTTGAGTGAAGCTCTTCCTGGAGACAATGTGGGCTTCAATGTAAAGAACGTGTCTGTCAAAGATGTCAGATGTGGCAACGTTGCTGGTGACAGCAAAAATGACCCACCAGTGGAAGCTGCTGGCTTCACTGCTCAGGTGATTATCCTGAACCATCCAGGCCAAATTAGTGCTGGCTATGCTCCTGTATTGGACTGTCACACAGCTCACATAGCATGCAGGTTTGCTGAGCTTAAGGAGAAGACTGATTGCCCTTCTGGTAAGAAGCTGGAAGATGGCCCTAAATTTTTGAAATCTGGTGATGCAGCCATCATTGATATGGTTCCTGGCAAGCCCATGTGTGTTGAGAGCTTCTCTGACTATCCTCCACGGGGTCATTTTGCTGTTCCTGACATGAGGCAGACAGTTGCTGTGGGTGTCATCAAAGCTGTGGACAAGAAGGCTGCTGGAGCTGGCAAAGTCACCAAGTCTGCCCAGAAAGCTCAGAAGGCTAAATGA